The following proteins are encoded in a genomic region of Magnolia sinica isolate HGM2019 chromosome 1, MsV1, whole genome shotgun sequence:
- the LOC131245243 gene encoding uncharacterized protein LOC131245243 → MLLLMQQQQQMMVTNMQQQQQMMVTMMGAMAQNMGMPQPAQPSLTAPANNVSNLFEQFQRYRPPTFAGTHRPEEAEYWINRVTKLLGPLHCTKAENVELISYLFKKEADLWWESVLHSIPENHVWTWEAFESRFNEKYLPQTYQHERKNEFIHLQQGGMTIAQYENQFMELSRYASEMIANEAIKMRRFSEGLRSDIRSKMCCASIKTYVELVEMSIQAEQDEERVSRAHSQLGLRNMMEGPSSSFAGKRPRPNSLPHLTATPALSARSAQICNYCRRAGHSKPYYFTKMRDLGFTTPQRNNRPPQLALQIPPLRAMSPSQQFRRPPLPQVRPPQRPMHRPNLPQEVRVHALAAEGQDANILNPTAFEVTAHVQGTPIFLLRDTGSTVSLVSHTTVKRLELHLTPIIRVKIIAAAETIAEVTRMCCDCPVDLGGKVVLIDLIVIKIFHYDVILGMDWLTPMKAEIDCEIRTVKIYEGDEVPFMFPFQNVFKAILGLPPQLDIDFTIDLVLGAKPISLPTYRIPPCEMEELRSQIDNLLKSGFIRPSVSPWGAPVLFVKKNDCSLQLCVDYRRLNEVTVRNKYPLPRIDDLFDQLRGAQYFSKIDLQSGYHQLRVKDENIQKTAFRTYFGHYEFLVMSFGLTNAPAVFMDLINRIFRPFLYRFIIVFIDDILIYSKSREEHGEHLRAVFETLKKNQLFAQFRKCAFWKEEIKFL, encoded by the exons ATGTTGCTTCTCATGCAACAACAGCAACAGATGATGGTCACTAATATGCAACAGCAACAGCAGATGATGGTCACTATGATGGGGGCCATGGCCCAGAACATGGGTATGCCACAACCGGCGCAACCCAGCTTAACCGCACCCGCAAACAACGTGAGCAACCTGTTTGAGCAGTTCCAGCGGTACAGGCCGCCTACGTTTGCAGGAACCCACCGCCCTGAGGAAGCGGAGTACTGGATCAATCGAGTAACCAAACTGCTTGGGCCTCTCCATTGTACCAAGGCAGAGAACGTTGAACTCATTTCCTACCTCTTTAAGAAGGAGGCAGACTTATGGTGGGAAAGCGTTCTCCACTCCATTCCCGAGAACCACGTGTGGACCTGGGAGGCGTTTGAGAGTCGTTTCAACGAGAAATACCTCCCTCAGACATACCAGCATGAGAGGAAAAACGAATTCATCCACCTCCAACAAGGGGGAATGACTATAGCGCAATACGAAAATCAATTTATGGAATTGTCGCGCTATGCTTCCGAGATGATCGCCAACGAGGCGATTAAGATGAGGCGATTCTCGGAGGGGTTGAGGAGCGATATTCGCTCTAAGATGTGTTGTGCCAGCATCAAAACATATGTCGAGCTCGTTGAGATGTCAATTCAGgcagagcaggatgaggagcgTGTCTCACGGGCCCATTCACAGCTAGGGCTACGTAACATGATGGAGGGACCATCCTCTTCTTTTGCTGGAAAAAGGCCACGCCCAAACTCTCTACCCCATCTAACCGCCACACCGGCCCTTTCTGCACGGTCGGCCCAAATATGTAATTACTGCAGGAGGGCGGGTCACTCTAAACCCTACTACTTTACCAAAATGAGGGATCTTGGCTTCACGACACCGCAACGCAACAACAGGCCCCCACAGCTGGCATTACAGATTCCGCCCCTACGGGCGATGAGCCCTAGCCAACAGTTTCGCCGTCCACCATTACCTCAGGTTAGGCCGCCACAACGGCCCATGCATCGACCGAACCTTCCTCAAGAGGTGCGAGTTCATGCCTTAGCGGCCGAGGGCCAAGATGCAAACATTCTCAATCCTACGGCCTTCGAGGTGACGGCCCACGTTCAAGGTACTCCAATATTTCTTCTAAGGGACACTGGATCTACTGTTTCACTCGTATCGCATACAACCGTCAAGCGCTTAGAGCTACACCTCACTCCTATCATAAGAGTGAAAATCATTGCCGCCGCCGAAACTATTGCTGAAGTGACCAGGATGTGTTGTGACTGCCCCGTAGACTTGGGGGGCAAGGTGGTACTCATCGATCTGATCGTAATTAAGATTtttcattacgacgtcatcctgggtatggactggtTGACACCGATGAAGGCGGAAATCGATTGTGAAATAAGGACAGTGAAAATATACGAGGGCGACGAAGTTCCCTTCATGTTCCCATTCCAG AACGTGTTTAAGGCCATACTTGGACTTCCACCTCAACTTGACATAGACTTCACGATCGATCTAGTTCTGGGTGCCAAGCCCATCTCCTTGCCTACTTACCGCATtcccccatgtgagatggaagagctgCGGTCTCAAATTGACAATTTGCTAAAGTCAGGCTTCATCCGACCCAGTGTATCGCCATGGGGAGCCCCGgtcctatttgtaaagaagaatgaCTGCTCTTTACAACTATGTGTGGATTACAGGAGACTGAACGAAGTGACAGTTCGGAACAAATACCCGTTGCCCAGAATCGACGATttattcgaccagttgaggggtgctcaatatttctcaaagatcgatcTACAATCGGGGTATCATCAGCTGCGAGTTAAGGACGAGAATATACAGAAAACGGCCTTTAGGACCtattttggccattatgagttcctggtGATGTCGTTCGGGCTCACCAATGCCCCAGcggtattcatggacctcataaACAGAATCTTTAGGCCATTCTTATACAGATTCATCatcgtgttcatcgacgacatattgatttattcaaaAAGCCGTGAAGAGCATGGAGAACATTTAAGGGCAGTCTTCGAGACCCTAAAGAAAAATCAACTGTTTGCACAATTTAGGAAATGtgccttctggaaggaggagaTCAAATTTCTTTAA